From Nonlabens sp. Ci31, the proteins below share one genomic window:
- a CDS encoding DUF6268 family outer membrane beta-barrel protein, producing MTRVMDMLKINVLVLCVLVFAKAHAQGTDLFRAEYTYFPQSKSDNSFRRFRTFANVPLKVGEGTYVVPFLEYRNVEYIVKDDFILTDFGSDRYESYEVGLGYTFPMKNNWRFGARIGILVASNFDEGKAKSDDYFLTGSVYFIKSEKNREDGGKPWRLVLGVQYATTAGRPFPLPYLNYFRELNDSWSFTLGVPKMNLKYRFNEKNNVQLYARLDGFYANIQNDEPTTRGVAEDVSMTIAMIGPGYEYNFTKHISAYIYAGYTFINDIRLRDNNGDDVVTLNDTNTFYSRVGLKFKI from the coding sequence ATGACTAGAGTAATGGATATGCTTAAAATAAATGTGTTGGTGTTGTGTGTTCTCGTTTTCGCGAAAGCGCACGCCCAAGGAACAGACTTATTTAGAGCAGAGTATACCTATTTCCCTCAGAGTAAATCTGATAATAGCTTTAGAAGGTTTAGGACGTTTGCAAATGTGCCGCTTAAAGTAGGTGAAGGAACTTATGTAGTGCCTTTTTTAGAATATAGGAATGTAGAATACATTGTAAAAGATGATTTTATACTAACTGATTTTGGGTCTGACCGTTACGAAAGTTATGAAGTAGGATTAGGTTACACATTTCCTATGAAAAACAACTGGAGGTTTGGAGCTCGAATAGGGATCCTTGTAGCTTCTAATTTTGATGAGGGAAAAGCAAAATCTGACGACTATTTTCTAACCGGAAGCGTTTATTTTATAAAAAGTGAAAAGAATAGAGAAGATGGAGGCAAGCCATGGCGACTTGTACTAGGGGTTCAATATGCTACCACTGCCGGCAGACCTTTTCCATTGCCTTATCTCAATTATTTTAGAGAGTTGAATGATAGCTGGAGCTTTACATTAGGGGTCCCCAAGATGAATTTGAAATACAGGTTCAATGAAAAGAACAATGTGCAACTGTATGCCAGACTGGATGGTTTTTATGCAAACATTCAAAATGATGAGCCTACCACAAGAGGTGTCGCTGAGGATGTTTCCATGACGATTGCTATGATAGGTCCAGGATATGAGTATAATTTCACTAAACATATTTCGGCTTATATTTATGCAGGCTATACCTTTATAAACGATATACGTTTGAGAGATAATAATGGTGATGATGTAGTCACGCTTAATGATACCAATACATTTTACTCACGAGTAGGATTAAAATTCAAAATTTAA
- a CDS encoding Gfo/Idh/MocA family protein has protein sequence MIKFGIIGLGKIANKFAQDLIRVDGCFLQAVGSRDLTKAKDFAATYQARQYYSSYEEVAADPEIDVIYIATPHVFHFDHTMMCLHAGKAVICEKPFAMNLKEVEIMIKTAKEKKLFLMEALWTRFIPGTLQVMELMDQNTIGEIYSIQANFGYVATTDPSSRLMAKELGGGSLLDIGIYPVFISLLLLGIPIETKSIAQLTTTGIDQHCAMLMKFKNGATAILESSFLAETSNKAVIFGNKGKITMHAPFHHTEKITVETHDKEPYQIAAPLINNGYTHEIEEVKNCFLSGRLESDKMSLQNSCELIKTLDLIRSQINLTY, from the coding sequence ATGATAAAATTTGGAATTATAGGTCTAGGAAAAATAGCAAATAAATTTGCACAGGATCTTATTAGAGTTGATGGTTGCTTTTTACAGGCGGTGGGCTCAAGGGACCTGACTAAAGCGAAAGACTTTGCGGCTACCTATCAAGCAAGACAGTATTATTCGAGCTATGAAGAAGTCGCCGCTGATCCCGAAATAGACGTTATTTATATTGCCACACCGCATGTTTTTCATTTTGACCATACCATGATGTGTCTTCACGCTGGTAAAGCTGTTATTTGTGAAAAGCCATTTGCGATGAACCTTAAAGAGGTTGAAATCATGATCAAAACCGCTAAAGAGAAAAAACTCTTTTTAATGGAGGCTTTATGGACACGTTTTATTCCTGGCACTCTTCAAGTGATGGAACTTATGGATCAAAACACCATAGGTGAGATCTACTCCATTCAGGCAAACTTCGGTTACGTAGCAACAACAGATCCCAGTAGTCGACTTATGGCAAAAGAATTAGGTGGTGGCTCCTTACTCGATATAGGGATCTATCCTGTTTTTATAAGCTTGTTATTATTAGGAATACCAATAGAAACAAAATCCATAGCACAATTAACGACAACTGGAATAGACCAACATTGTGCGATGCTCATGAAGTTTAAAAACGGAGCAACCGCCATTCTAGAATCGTCGTTCCTTGCCGAAACTTCTAATAAAGCTGTCATCTTCGGTAATAAAGGAAAAATTACCATGCACGCGCCTTTTCACCATACAGAGAAAATAACAGTAGAAACCCATGATAAAGAACCCTATCAAATTGCAGCTCCCCTTATAAATAACGGTTACACGCACGAAATTGAGGAAGTGAAAAACTGCTTTCTTTCTGGTCGACTAGAAAGTGATAAAATGAGCCTTCAGAATAGTTGTGAATTGATAAAAACTTTAGATCTGATTCGCTCTCAAATTAACTTAACCTATTAA
- a CDS encoding peptidyl-tRNA hydrolase encodes MKMYILIKDDVPTKMAPVIAAHASLACYKKYKDDPDMIEWVNSIFKKVVCKVDEKEFQNSLKDGKYVLLTESSLDNREVAVAFVPRVEFTKQFRFFKMWAPD; translated from the coding sequence ATGAAAATGTATATTTTAATTAAGGATGACGTTCCTACAAAGATGGCTCCAGTAATAGCTGCCCATGCCTCACTTGCTTGTTATAAAAAGTATAAAGATGATCCAGATATGATAGAATGGGTCAATTCTATATTCAAAAAAGTAGTTTGCAAAGTGGATGAAAAAGAATTTCAAAATTCTTTAAAAGATGGAAAGTACGTATTGCTTACAGAGTCTTCTCTTGATAATCGTGAAGTAGCCGTAGCTTTTGTTCCTCGAGTAGAATTCACGAAGCAATTCCGTTTTTTTAAGATGTGGGCTCCCGATTAG
- a CDS encoding ABC transporter substrate-binding protein has protein sequence MYKYLFILLPFMILTTCQNQEQEIDLKTVFRYNEHANVTSLDPAFAKDQRNIWVCNLLYNGLVKLDKDLEVVPDLASHWNIDTTATIYTFYIKEGVYFNDAFLPAGKHGAKARTVTAQDFKYSLERLTDPKIASPGEWVMKNVESIKAIAPLELQITLKQAFPAFLGLLSMKYCSVVPEGSNDLREQPIGTGPFYLKRWQENVKMVLRKNDLYFEKDKEGNALPYLEAVAISFKTDKQSEFLEFAQGNLDFINAIDPSYKDELLTTSGELKQAYIPTVTLEKAPFLNTEYLGLKVDSKSPELQSKKLRQAINLGFDRDKMIKYLRNNIGTPAHNGFIPRGIPAGGVVKGFTYDPNRARSLVTAYSEETGDKNPAITISTGANYLDLCEFIQKELQKIGIQVQIDVLTPSTLRQARKDGQLDIFRSSWIADYPDAENYLSLFYSKNFAPGGPNYTHFKSAAYDLLYENALSASDPEIRKSLYIKMDSIIIEEAPIVPLYYDQSVRFISKKVLNLKSNAVNMLNLTRVKKK, from the coding sequence ATGTATAAATACCTCTTTATTTTACTGCCTTTTATGATACTCACTACATGTCAGAATCAAGAACAAGAAATTGATTTAAAGACTGTTTTTCGATATAATGAGCATGCAAATGTGACCAGTCTAGACCCTGCTTTTGCAAAGGATCAACGTAATATTTGGGTGTGTAACCTTCTTTACAATGGGCTGGTAAAGCTGGATAAAGACCTAGAAGTGGTTCCTGATCTAGCTTCTCATTGGAACATTGATACAACAGCTACTATTTATACCTTTTATATAAAAGAAGGCGTTTATTTTAATGACGCTTTCCTGCCTGCCGGCAAGCATGGCGCGAAAGCGAGAACCGTAACAGCACAAGACTTTAAATATTCCTTAGAGCGATTAACAGACCCTAAGATTGCCTCTCCCGGAGAATGGGTTATGAAAAACGTAGAAAGTATCAAAGCCATAGCGCCACTAGAACTTCAAATTACGTTGAAACAAGCATTTCCAGCATTTTTAGGATTGCTATCGATGAAATATTGCAGTGTCGTACCTGAAGGAAGTAACGACTTAAGAGAGCAACCCATAGGTACAGGACCCTTTTATTTAAAAAGATGGCAGGAGAATGTAAAAATGGTATTGCGCAAAAATGATTTGTACTTTGAAAAAGATAAAGAAGGAAACGCACTGCCCTATTTAGAGGCGGTTGCCATTAGCTTTAAAACAGACAAGCAAAGTGAATTTTTAGAATTTGCCCAAGGGAATTTAGATTTTATAAATGCCATCGATCCCAGTTATAAAGATGAGTTACTGACAACATCTGGCGAATTAAAACAGGCATATATCCCTACAGTAACTCTTGAAAAAGCCCCTTTCTTAAACACCGAGTATCTAGGACTAAAAGTAGACAGCAAATCACCAGAGTTACAAAGCAAGAAATTGCGACAAGCTATTAATTTAGGTTTTGACAGAGATAAAATGATCAAATACCTGCGCAATAACATAGGTACGCCAGCGCACAACGGTTTCATTCCTAGAGGCATTCCTGCGGGCGGTGTCGTAAAAGGTTTTACCTATGACCCTAATCGTGCTAGGTCGCTCGTCACTGCTTATAGTGAAGAAACTGGAGATAAAAACCCCGCCATAACGATCAGTACAGGGGCAAATTACTTAGATTTATGTGAATTCATACAGAAAGAACTTCAGAAAATAGGTATTCAAGTTCAAATCGATGTCCTGACGCCATCAACATTAAGGCAGGCGCGTAAAGATGGACAGTTAGATATATTTAGAAGCAGCTGGATCGCAGACTATCCTGATGCCGAAAACTACCTTTCTTTATTTTACTCTAAAAACTTTGCTCCAGGTGGTCCTAATTACACTCATTTTAAAAGTGCCGCTTATGACTTGCTTTATGAAAATGCCCTTAGCGCTAGTGATCCAGAAATAAGAAAAAGTCTGTACATAAAAATGGACAGTATTATCATAGAAGAAGCTCCTATTGTACCATTGTACTATGACCAAAGCGTACGTTTCATATCTAAAAAAGTCCTTAACCTAAAGAGTAACGCTGTTAATATGCTGAATCTGACAAGGGTTAAAAAGAAATAA
- a CDS encoding DUF2141 domain-containing protein, whose product MKTLFTTLTVLLFSFVLSAQETFTLKVTVNNASGDEGKMVYSLSTENQFMKAAPLQTASIEIKDGVATATFENVPPGDYAVIVLHDKNGNEKMDFSSNGMPQEAYGTSNNPMSYGPPAWADAKFTVAGDKEIIVRL is encoded by the coding sequence ATGAAAACCTTATTTACAACACTCACCGTATTATTATTCTCTTTTGTGCTTAGTGCTCAAGAAACATTCACTTTAAAAGTAACTGTTAATAACGCCTCTGGGGACGAAGGGAAGATGGTTTACAGCTTGAGTACGGAAAACCAATTTATGAAAGCAGCCCCTTTACAAACAGCCAGTATTGAAATTAAAGATGGAGTTGCCACCGCCACTTTTGAAAATGTACCACCTGGAGATTATGCAGTCATAGTTCTCCATGACAAAAACGGTAATGAAAAAATGGATTTTAGTTCCAACGGAATGCCACAAGAAGCATATGGGACCAGCAATAATCCTATGAGTTATGGTCCACCTGCATGGGCCGATGCCAAATTTACTGTAGCTGGTGATAAAGAAATTATAGTGCGCTTGTAG
- a CDS encoding ABC transporter permease yields the protein MDKLWLIIKREYLNKVRNRTFIVMTFVSPVIFVAVALLIGWLTSINSDTARKIAVLDQTDANYVALFETNDRNEYIVLDGLSKEAAIAASKEADYYGLILIEAREQQLADISFYSDDSPSQGFLESIENKINKQATANNLEDAGIDLNVIKERTVNKELQLQDFTGEKTSKMSGWIKIAAGGAAGYLLMMFIIIYGNMVMRSVIEEKTNRIIEIIVSSVKPIYLMIGKITGTSLAGITQFLIWVVVGFILMLVATTFLGVDAFSNPANADVMLQAQDMSKMELIFNDIAQLPILKLLICFFIYFMGGYFLYASIYTAIGAAVDNETDTQQFMLPVILPLMLAIYVGFFSVMDNPHGTTAVIFSYIPLTSPIVMLMRIPFGEIAWWEIAISMLLLYVSIIGVAILAAKIYRIGILMYGKKTNWKELYKWLRY from the coding sequence ATGGATAAATTGTGGCTTATTATAAAGAGAGAATACCTAAATAAGGTAAGAAACAGAACATTTATAGTTATGACTTTTGTAAGTCCCGTTATATTTGTTGCTGTAGCATTATTGATAGGATGGCTGACCAGTATCAACTCTGATACGGCTAGAAAAATTGCTGTTCTTGATCAAACTGATGCTAATTATGTAGCACTTTTTGAAACAAATGACCGTAATGAATACATCGTACTAGACGGGCTTTCTAAAGAGGCGGCTATCGCTGCCAGTAAGGAGGCCGATTATTATGGATTGATACTTATTGAAGCAAGGGAACAGCAGCTGGCAGATATTAGTTTTTATTCTGATGATTCTCCTTCTCAAGGTTTTTTAGAGTCTATTGAAAATAAAATCAACAAACAAGCCACTGCAAATAACTTAGAAGATGCTGGAATTGATCTTAATGTGATTAAAGAGCGCACCGTGAATAAGGAGTTGCAACTACAGGATTTTACCGGTGAGAAAACCAGTAAAATGTCTGGATGGATTAAAATTGCGGCCGGTGGAGCTGCAGGATATTTATTGATGATGTTTATCATTATATATGGTAACATGGTTATGAGATCTGTGATAGAAGAAAAGACCAATCGCATTATAGAAATTATTGTGAGTAGTGTAAAGCCTATCTATTTAATGATAGGTAAGATTACTGGAACGTCACTAGCTGGAATCACACAGTTTTTGATTTGGGTAGTCGTAGGTTTTATTCTCATGCTCGTAGCCACTACTTTTTTAGGAGTTGATGCTTTTTCAAATCCAGCAAATGCTGATGTGATGCTGCAAGCTCAAGATATGAGTAAGATGGAATTGATTTTTAACGACATCGCTCAGCTTCCTATTTTGAAACTATTAATATGCTTCTTCATATACTTTATGGGCGGTTACTTTCTATATGCTTCTATTTATACAGCTATAGGTGCAGCAGTTGATAATGAAACGGATACCCAACAATTTATGTTGCCAGTGATATTGCCTTTAATGCTAGCTATATATGTAGGGTTCTTTTCAGTAATGGATAATCCACATGGAACAACTGCCGTTATATTTTCTTATATTCCGCTTACTTCTCCTATCGTGATGTTGATGAGAATACCTTTTGGAGAAATAGCATGGTGGGAGATTGCAATAAGTATGTTGCTATTATATGTTAGTATTATAGGTGTAGCAATACTTGCTGCAAAGATTTATAGAATAGGAATATTAATGTACGGAAAGAAAACTAACTGGAAGGAACTGTATAAATGGTTGCGTTACTAA
- a CDS encoding TIGR01777 family oxidoreductase → MVVLITGATGLVGSKISEDLRSQGHRVHYLTTRKSAVKNEAAYKGFLWDVKKGTIDASCIHGVEAIIHLAGETVFQKWTDDAKKRILNSRINSTELLLRLLQESDHQVKQVVTASAIGIYPDDQNGQALRENEIPPTATNFLADVCIAWEEVGAKFQDLGLKHAAVRIGIVLSDKGGALDQMAKPVKFYAGTGFGNGKMWQSWIAIEDLSGIFIHILKNTLEGNYNAVAPHPIRNRPMMELIGKVLGKPVFLPNVPEFVMKLMLGEMSSIVLASQHASSAKIQEKGYQFHYPELEGALKEYLE, encoded by the coding sequence ATGGTTGTACTTATCACAGGAGCTACTGGTCTAGTAGGCTCAAAAATTTCAGAAGATTTACGCTCACAAGGTCATAGGGTTCATTATTTGACGACAAGAAAAAGCGCTGTTAAAAACGAAGCTGCGTACAAAGGTTTTTTATGGGATGTAAAGAAAGGCACTATAGATGCTTCTTGTATTCATGGTGTAGAAGCTATTATTCATCTTGCTGGAGAAACAGTTTTTCAAAAATGGACGGATGACGCAAAAAAACGTATTCTCAACAGCCGTATTAACAGTACAGAATTGCTGTTGCGTTTGCTTCAAGAAAGCGATCATCAAGTAAAACAGGTGGTTACAGCAAGCGCCATAGGGATTTATCCTGACGACCAAAATGGACAAGCCCTAAGAGAAAATGAAATTCCGCCTACAGCAACAAATTTTTTAGCAGATGTTTGCATCGCCTGGGAAGAAGTAGGAGCAAAGTTTCAAGATCTAGGGCTAAAACATGCCGCAGTACGCATAGGTATTGTCCTTTCTGATAAAGGAGGTGCGTTAGACCAAATGGCAAAACCTGTAAAGTTTTATGCTGGAACCGGATTCGGCAATGGTAAAATGTGGCAAAGTTGGATCGCAATAGAAGACCTTTCTGGGATATTTATCCACATTCTCAAAAACACATTAGAAGGAAACTATAATGCGGTGGCTCCACATCCTATCAGAAATAGACCTATGATGGAGCTCATAGGGAAAGTTTTAGGAAAGCCAGTATTCTTGCCTAATGTGCCAGAATTTGTCATGAAATTAATGCTGGGAGAAATGTCTTCCATAGTTCTTGCTAGCCAGCATGCGAGTAGTGCAAAAATTCAAGAAAAAGGATATCAGTTTCACTATCCAGAACTGGAAGGAGCCTTAAAAGAATACCTGGAGTAA
- a CDS encoding YceI family protein, with product MKNNFFKITGMAAVIAFTVACKDNKNEVDATAEAEAAEATVAAVTYTVDTEASNIAWVGSKPTEDHTGNIALSSGMLKVNGEVVESGEFTIDMTSIEVTDLEGDSALNLKSHLEGTVEGKETDFFNTPKYPTAKFVVTGLSTVGAKIMLEGNLTLKDVTKNVSFPVNVKYDGDQMMLTSEEFTIDRTDWGIQYGSSTFTDIVANKAISDDIKLTVNLVATK from the coding sequence ATGAAAAATAATTTTTTTAAAATCACAGGAATGGCAGCAGTAATCGCTTTTACAGTTGCTTGTAAAGACAACAAAAACGAAGTAGACGCGACGGCTGAGGCTGAGGCTGCTGAAGCAACTGTTGCTGCAGTTACTTATACGGTAGATACAGAGGCTTCTAATATTGCATGGGTAGGTTCTAAACCTACAGAAGATCACACAGGTAACATAGCTCTTTCTAGCGGTATGCTAAAAGTAAATGGTGAAGTGGTAGAGAGTGGAGAGTTTACTATAGATATGACTTCTATTGAAGTGACTGATCTTGAAGGAGATTCTGCATTAAATCTGAAATCTCACTTAGAGGGAACGGTAGAAGGTAAAGAAACAGACTTCTTTAATACTCCTAAATACCCTACAGCAAAATTTGTTGTTACAGGATTATCTACTGTGGGAGCTAAGATTATGTTAGAAGGAAACCTTACTCTTAAAGATGTTACTAAAAACGTATCTTTTCCAGTAAATGTAAAATATGATGGTGATCAAATGATGTTGACTAGTGAAGAGTTTACCATTGACAGAACAGACTGGGGAATACAGTACGGTTCTAGTACCTTTACAGATATAGTTGCTAACAAAGCAATTTCTGATGATATTAAACTTACAGTAAACTTAGTTGCTACTAAGTAA
- the dnaJ gene encoding molecular chaperone DnaJ, with product MADFYDVLDIQKGATGPEIKKAYRKKAIQYHPDKNPGDAAAEENFKKAAEAYETLSDPQKKSRYDQLGHQAYTSGGAGGFGGGGAAGFDMDDIFSQFGDIFGGGGGGGGFSGFGGFGGGRGGQRRVKGKDLRIRVSLTLEEAANGVDKKVKVKRKKQAPGVTYKTCGTCNGSGQVTRIQNTILGRMQTAAPCNVCGGAGQSIDNKPDGADDQGMVAIEETVTIQIPAGVESDMRLKVSGKGNDAPGNGISGDLLVDIEVKPHAELQREGNNLHYDMYVSVPEAVLGTSKEIQTVTGKVRIPVEAGIQSGKILRLRGKGMPSLNGYGTGDLLVHVNVWTPRSLTKEQKDFFESMMTDSNFEPAPEKGDKSFFEKVKDMFS from the coding sequence ATGGCAGATTTTTATGACGTATTAGACATTCAAAAAGGAGCAACTGGACCAGAAATAAAAAAGGCCTACAGGAAAAAGGCTATTCAATACCATCCAGATAAAAACCCAGGTGATGCAGCTGCAGAAGAGAACTTTAAAAAAGCTGCAGAAGCTTATGAAACTTTAAGCGATCCTCAAAAGAAGTCCCGCTACGACCAGTTAGGTCATCAGGCTTATACTTCTGGAGGTGCCGGCGGCTTTGGCGGTGGTGGCGCTGCAGGCTTTGATATGGATGATATATTCAGTCAGTTCGGTGATATATTTGGCGGCGGCGGCGGCGGCGGCGGATTCTCAGGTTTTGGAGGATTTGGCGGTGGTCGTGGCGGACAACGTAGAGTAAAGGGAAAAGATTTACGAATCAGAGTTTCTCTTACTTTAGAAGAAGCGGCAAATGGTGTCGATAAAAAAGTAAAAGTAAAACGTAAAAAGCAAGCGCCAGGAGTTACTTATAAAACTTGCGGTACTTGTAATGGTAGTGGTCAAGTAACCAGAATTCAGAATACTATTTTGGGTCGTATGCAAACCGCAGCTCCATGTAATGTATGTGGAGGAGCAGGGCAAAGCATCGATAATAAACCAGACGGAGCAGATGATCAAGGTATGGTCGCTATTGAAGAAACCGTGACTATTCAAATCCCAGCAGGAGTAGAATCAGACATGCGTCTCAAAGTTTCTGGAAAAGGAAATGATGCCCCAGGAAACGGAATAAGTGGGGATTTATTAGTAGATATTGAAGTGAAACCTCATGCAGAGTTACAAAGAGAAGGGAATAACCTTCATTATGATATGTATGTAAGTGTTCCTGAAGCAGTATTAGGAACTTCTAAAGAAATCCAAACCGTCACAGGTAAGGTGCGTATACCAGTAGAAGCAGGTATTCAAAGTGGGAAAATACTAAGACTACGTGGTAAAGGAATGCCTAGTCTCAATGGTTATGGAACAGGTGATCTATTAGTACATGTAAATGTATGGACACCACGTAGCTTAACTAAGGAACAAAAGGACTTTTTTGAGAGCATGATGACAGACTCCAACTTTGAACCAGCTCCAGAAAAAGGCGATAAATCTTTCTTTGAAAAGGTAAAAGATATGTTTTCTTAA
- a CDS encoding ABC transporter ATP-binding protein gives MGNALEAIRIKKDYGDYTALNDVSITVPKGSVYGLLGPNGAGKTSLIRIINQITMPDQGYILLNGEQLKPQHIEDIGYMPEERGLYKSMKVGEQCIYLAQLKGLTKTQAKERLNYWFERLGIEGWWNKKLQELSKGMAQKVQFIVTVMHEPSLLIFDEPFSGFDPMNANLIKDEILKLRDDGATIIFSTHRMESVEEMCDHIALIHKSNLVLEGKLSEIKQQYRDRNYAVSLICENNDLAFQQIPAEFDPQPIALSGLDNTLDIQIKIPNEVAVPIALNRLLKLGELTHFSEVIPSVNDIFIKTVQQHG, from the coding sequence ATGGGAAACGCGCTAGAAGCTATACGTATAAAAAAGGATTATGGAGATTACACAGCACTTAATGATGTGTCTATAACTGTTCCTAAGGGGAGTGTTTACGGATTATTGGGTCCTAACGGAGCTGGTAAAACATCACTGATCAGAATTATCAACCAGATCACTATGCCAGATCAAGGATACATCCTTCTCAATGGGGAACAATTAAAACCTCAGCATATAGAAGATATAGGGTACATGCCAGAAGAGCGTGGTCTTTATAAATCAATGAAAGTAGGAGAGCAATGTATTTATCTCGCTCAACTAAAAGGGCTGACTAAAACCCAGGCAAAGGAGCGATTGAATTATTGGTTTGAAAGATTAGGAATAGAAGGTTGGTGGAATAAAAAACTCCAAGAGCTTTCTAAAGGAATGGCTCAAAAAGTACAGTTTATTGTTACGGTAATGCACGAGCCAAGCCTGTTGATTTTTGATGAGCCCTTTTCTGGTTTTGACCCAATGAATGCAAATCTTATTAAAGATGAGATTTTAAAATTACGTGATGATGGAGCGACCATAATTTTCTCCACACACCGTATGGAAAGTGTCGAAGAAATGTGTGATCATATTGCATTGATCCACAAATCAAATCTAGTGCTCGAAGGTAAATTAAGCGAAATAAAACAACAATATAGGGATCGTAATTATGCGGTGTCTTTAATTTGTGAGAATAATGATCTGGCATTTCAACAAATTCCAGCAGAATTTGATCCTCAGCCTATAGCTTTATCGGGTTTAGATAATACCTTAGACATTCAAATTAAAATTCCCAATGAGGTAGCTGTTCCTATCGCATTGAATCGATTATTAAAATTAGGCGAACTCACACATTTTAGTGAGGTGATACCTAGTGTTAATGATATTTTTATCAAAACTGTACAGCAACATGGATAA
- a CDS encoding nucleotide exchange factor GrpE yields the protein MAKEKQEKDLQEQDAPEVVEQETEEVQEEPSEVEILEEQLQVEKDKFLRLFAEFENFKRRTAKERMELFKTAGEGVLKDMLPVLDDFDRAMTEINKSEDEQLTSGIKLISGKLRNTLINKGLEEFDVRAGDTFNADIHEAITQIPAPSDDMKGKIVDVIEKGYKLGDKIIRFPKVVIGQ from the coding sequence ATGGCAAAGGAAAAACAAGAGAAGGACCTGCAAGAGCAGGATGCACCAGAAGTAGTGGAGCAAGAAACGGAGGAAGTGCAGGAGGAACCCAGTGAGGTTGAAATTCTTGAAGAGCAATTGCAAGTAGAGAAAGATAAATTCTTACGTCTCTTTGCAGAATTCGAGAATTTTAAAAGACGCACCGCAAAGGAACGCATGGAACTTTTTAAAACTGCTGGAGAAGGAGTTTTAAAGGACATGTTGCCAGTGTTGGACGACTTTGACAGAGCGATGACGGAGATCAACAAATCTGAAGATGAACAACTCACCAGCGGTATTAAATTAATCTCAGGTAAACTGCGCAATACTTTAATCAATAAAGGATTAGAAGAATTTGACGTAAGAGCTGGAGATACTTTTAATGCAGACATCCATGAAGCGATTACCCAAATACCAGCACCTAGTGATGATATGAAAGGTAAAATCGTAGATGTGATTGAAAAAGGATATAAACTAGGAGACAAGATTATTCGTTTTCCAAAAGTAGTGATAGGACAATAA
- a CDS encoding mechanosensitive ion channel family protein, whose product MNINWDKIEEFFTYPIVGSRNSDGFHFDTWMLILAVLAIVITTLVLRGIKKVITRKMDTTDKLKFDSVFKFFNYLVYIIVIITVLHSSGVRLTGLLTASAALFVGLGFALQDLFKDIIAGITILTDRSVLVNDVIEMNGKVGRVFEVKLRSTRIVTRDDKILIIPNHLFMSESVYNYTQNHPKTREHVLVGVAYGSDTELVEKLLVSCASEQKGILKSPEPFVMFNDFGDSSLNFGIYFFVRDSFAEPRIKSALRFAIDRAFRENGVTIPFPQRDLHIISRPSGSEGSNDMSND is encoded by the coding sequence ATGAATATAAATTGGGATAAAATAGAGGAATTCTTCACCTACCCTATAGTAGGATCTAGAAACTCGGACGGTTTCCATTTTGATACTTGGATGCTCATTCTGGCTGTTCTAGCCATTGTGATTACTACTTTAGTTTTAAGAGGAATTAAAAAAGTGATTACTCGCAAAATGGATACTACAGACAAATTAAAGTTTGATAGTGTTTTTAAGTTTTTCAACTACCTGGTTTACATCATCGTTATCATCACCGTTTTACATTCCAGTGGGGTGAGGCTCACGGGACTTCTTACGGCAAGTGCTGCATTATTTGTAGGACTGGGTTTTGCTTTACAAGATTTATTTAAAGATATTATTGCGGGAATCACCATTCTTACTGATAGATCTGTATTAGTAAACGACGTTATTGAAATGAATGGTAAAGTAGGACGTGTATTTGAGGTGAAGCTGAGAAGTACTAGAATTGTTACTAGAGATGATAAGATTTTGATTATTCCTAATCACCTTTTTATGTCGGAGTCCGTTTATAATTATACTCAAAATCACCCTAAAACTAGAGAGCATGTGCTAGTAGGTGTTGCTTATGGAAGTGACACAGAGTTAGTAGAAAAGCTTTTGGTAAGTTGCGCAAGTGAGCAAAAGGGAATTCTTAAAAGTCCAGAACCATTTGTTATGTTTAATGATTTTGGCGATAGTTCATTAAATTTCGGAATTTATTTTTTTGTAAGAGACTCTTTTGCAGAGCCTCGTATTAAAAGTGCTTTGCGTTTTGCTATCGACAGAGCCTTTAGAGAGAATGGAGTTACCATTCCTTTCCCACAAAGGGATTTACACATTATCTCTCGACCTTCCGGCAGTGAAGGATCTAACGATATGAGTAATGACTAG